A portion of the Flavobacterium limnophilum genome contains these proteins:
- a CDS encoding lipocalin family protein, which translates to MKKLCILFLLTLFSAAVLTSCTKDDSGPVDMNYIAAKWNFDKSTATSGAFTIPYSTDYFKNEDGCNKDYIELITGGVAKYGNYTAGCAFEEKTGTWTQSGNTITISVSGTSFNGTFNVASLSATELLLKIEGTYSGQSGTLNLYFKK; encoded by the coding sequence ATGAAAAAACTATGTATTTTATTTCTTTTGACATTATTTTCAGCAGCCGTTTTAACTTCTTGCACCAAAGACGACAGTGGTCCGGTGGACATGAATTATATTGCAGCAAAATGGAATTTCGATAAATCAACTGCGACTTCTGGTGCGTTTACCATACCTTATTCAACGGATTATTTCAAGAATGAAGATGGTTGCAACAAGGATTATATTGAACTTATTACAGGAGGTGTTGCGAAATATGGCAATTATACAGCAGGCTGTGCGTTTGAAGAAAAAACAGGAACTTGGACACAAAGCGGGAATACGATAACAATTTCTGTTTCAGGTACCAGTTTTAATGGAACTTTCAATGTTGCCAGTCTTTCGGCAACCGAGTTGTTATTAAAAATTGAAGGAACCTATTCTGGACAATCAGGGACATTAAATCTGTATTTTAAAAAATAA